The following coding sequences lie in one Arachis ipaensis cultivar K30076 chromosome B03, Araip1.1, whole genome shotgun sequence genomic window:
- the LOC110269376 gene encoding uncharacterized protein LOC110269376, whose amino-acid sequence MASEEESFLVLVHCSGKIQKSKKYGVKFTDREPLSVFSSSSSTLSDLKNSILQKFGVFGSKWVKKLFYKIPIAVVSTGVKYDTFVLADDEDIRVLFHCVRSFSEVRIHELFAKLEVGVDSSGASAPVHSSTAAGGASSSMPVVRPSVPLVTSPSFAVELDRTEVVGSVPLENPGVYKQAYEAGTGGGLIHDVEGFGEPDRVENEMCDDDSDQEPVDIVGDSDDDTGANPHTQHGHSSSGTQQYPPHFSTLNLEALGQQTDGGPTVGGSSTEFQTGQSFQNKDEAILSVKDYSIRRGV is encoded by the coding sequence ATGGCAAGTGAGGAAGAGAGTTTTCTTGTCTTAGTGCATTGCTCTGGAAAAAtccaaaaaagcaaaaaatatggtgtgaagttcactgatagAGAACCACTGAGTGTTTTCAGCAGTTCATCAAGCACTTTGTCAGATTTGAAGAACAGCATCTTGCAGAAGTTTGGGGTATTTGGTAGCAAGTGGGTGAAGAAGCTATTCTACAAGATTCCCATCGCAGTTGTCTCGACTGGTGTTAAGTATGATACCTTTGTACTAGCGGATGATGAAGATATTAGGGTTCTATTTCATTGTGTTAGGAGTTTTTCGGAGGTCAGAATACACGAGTTGTTCGCGAAGTTGGAGGTTGGTGTCGATAGTTCTGGGGCATCAGCTCCAGTTCATAGCTCGACTGCCGCGGGAGGTGCGTCTAGTTCGATGCCTGTGGTCAGGCCATCTGTTCCGCTGGTCACATCCCCTTCATTCGCGGTTGAGTTAGATCGAACGGAGGTTGTCGGTTCTGTACCTTTGGAGAATCCAGGGGTCTATAAGCAGGCATATGAGGCGGGCACCGGTGGTGGCTTGATTCATGATGTGGAAGGCTTTGGAGAACCGGATCGAGTAGAGAATGAAATGTGTGACGACGACTCCGACCAGGAGCCTGTAGATATCGTTGGGGACAGCGACGATGACACAGGTGCCAATCCACATACACAGCATGGACATTCAAGTTCTGGCACTCAACAGTACCCTCCACACTTCTCCACTCTTAACTTGGAGGCTCTGGGTCAACAGACGGACGGTGGTCCTACAGTTGGGGGCTCTTCTACAGAATTTCAGACTGGGCAATCATTCCAGAATAAAGATGAGGCTATTTTGAGTGTGAAGGACTACAGTATCCGTCGAGGTGTTTAG